The Pseudanabaena yagii GIHE-NHR1 genomic interval TCAACAGTGGTTCTGCTTCTTCATATCTCCCTTGCGAATAGTACAGTCCTGCAAGGTTGCTGATACTGCTCGCGACATCGGGATGGTGATCGCCTAACAGTTCTTGCCTCAGTGCAAGAGCTTGTTTATAAAGTGGTTCTGCTTCTTCATATCTCCCTTGCGAACCGTACAGCCCTGCGAGGTTGTTGATAATGGTCGCGACATAGGGATGACGCTCTCCTAAAAGTTCTTGATACAGTGCAAGGGCTTGTTTATAGAGTGGTTCTGCTTCTTCATATCTTCCTTGCAAACGATTCAACTCTGCAAGGTTGTTGATACTGGTGGCGACAGAAGGATGTCGCTCTCCTAAAAGTTCTTGCCTCAGTGCAAGAGCTTGTTTATAAAGTGGTTCTGCTTTTTCATATCTCCCTTGCGAAGAATACAGCACTGCGAGGTTGTTGATAATGGTCGCGACATCGGGATGTCGCTCTCCTAAAAATTCTTGCCTCAGGGATAGGGCTTGTTTCAACAGTGGTTCTGATTCCTCATATCTTCCTTGGGAATCGTATAGCCCTGCGAGGTTGTTGATAATGGTGGCGACAGAAGGATGTCGCTCTCCTAACAGTTCTTGCATAGCTTTCAAACATCTTTGATAGGGATCTTCAGCAAGTGCGTAGAATCCTTGTCCTTCATAAAATCGCGCATTTCCTATAAATGCCCAAGTCAAATCTTCTTCAGGATTGGGAATATCATCCAGCATTTCGCGACTCAGCATATCTAAATGGGGAATAGTAAAAGCTACCCTTGCAATCAGATCTCGTGTTGGTGTTTCTGGTATTTCTTTAGCTAAGGCAATCAAACTGGTTACAAATGCTCGCCGAAATTGATGATTCTCTTCAGCTTTTGATAGCTTTGCCCGAAAGAAATCGCGGACTAGTGTATGAATCTTATAAAAGCTGCATTCCTCATCAATTGGTTGAATCAAATGCAAACTATCTAACTGCCCTCTAGCTTCATCGAGTTCATCTTCCGTAATTTCAGCACTTGCGCCAATCTTAGCCACCAACTCCCACAAAATCTCAACAGGTGCAAACAGCCCTAACAACATCGCCACTCCCTGAGAGCCAGTACTGATGTCATCCCAACTCAGTTGGATTGCTGCTTCCACACCACGATGGGCATAAAACCTATACTTGCGTTCCCGTGCAATCGACTCATCGGCAAGATTTAACCTTTCTTGTAACTTGGCAAAACTCAGATGACGATTTTTACTCAGATATTCACCGATTAACTCGATGCCCAAAGGCAAATAGCCCAAAGTTTTGCAAATCTCCTTGACCGTGACCAGTTCTTTATCTACCTTTGACGCGCCAACTATTTTTCTTAACAGTTCCAGCGCTTTCTCCTCTGACAGCACATCCAGAGGCACAGACTCAAAACCCACATTCAATTCGCGTTCTCTCGTCGTTACCAATACACGCACACGCGGATCGATGGGCATGGCAACATCGGGAATGCTCTCCGCCTTCGGCACATCATCGAGAATCACCAATAACTTACCAGTCTGAGGCAACCAGTTTTGCCAACACCATGCCGCTTGTTCATCTAGGCTAGCCGACTGCATCGCTTCGGGTAAGTCCAGATAAGGACTAGCCAAAGTCACCACCGCCTGAGCCAATCCCATCTCTCGCAAAGACAACCAATACCGCGCCACATATTCCTGTTGATAGCGAGTCGCATATTGCAGAGCAAGTTCAGTCTTACCGACACCACCCATTCCCTCAACCGCACAGACGATTACACCCTGCCCCTCTTGCAACTTTGCATGAATATCTGCAAGTTCTTCCTCTCGCCCCACAAAGTTAGGCGAACCATGCCGCACATTACTAGGAATGGGTTGCTTGGCTTTTGACGATGCAAAATTGAACGTATTATTCTGCGTGTTACCTGTTCCGCCTTGACCGATGTTAATTTCGGGATTGCTCACGACTCACCTCTTGCGAATCAGCGATCAAACTAGCCACAGAAATATGCGTTAAATAAAATTCTTCACCCTCCGAATCGCGCAAAGCATCCAAATAGGCATCAATCCCACGCGGTTTAGGCAACTCATCCACATCGGCAAGATGCAAAACCAACGCCGATCGCATTAATTTTGTCGTATCTTCTAAAGTC includes:
- the fxsT gene encoding FxSxx-COOH system tetratricopeptide repeat protein; translation: MSNPEINIGQGGTGNTQNNTFNFASSKAKQPIPSNVRHGSPNFVGREEELADIHAKLQEGQGVIVCAVEGMGGVGKTELALQYATRYQQEYVARYWLSLREMGLAQAVVTLASPYLDLPEAMQSASLDEQAAWCWQNWLPQTGKLLVILDDVPKAESIPDVAMPIDPRVRVLVTTRERELNVGFESVPLDVLSEEKALELLRKIVGASKVDKELVTVKEICKTLGYLPLGIELIGEYLSKNRHLSFAKLQERLNLADESIARERKYRFYAHRGVEAAIQLSWDDISTGSQGVAMLLGLFAPVEILWELVAKIGASAEITEDELDEARGQLDSLHLIQPIDEECSFYKIHTLVRDFFRAKLSKAEENHQFRRAFVTSLIALAKEIPETPTRDLIARVAFTIPHLDMLSREMLDDIPNPEEDLTWAFIGNARFYEGQGFYALAEDPYQRCLKAMQELLGERHPSVATIINNLAGLYDSQGRYEESEPLLKQALSLRQEFLGERHPDVATIINNLAVLYSSQGRYEKAEPLYKQALALRQELLGERHPSVATSINNLAELNRLQGRYEEAEPLYKQALALYQELLGERHPYVATIINNLAGLYGSQGRYEEAEPLYKQALALRQELLGDHHPDVASSISNLAGLYYSQGRYEEAEPLLKQALALMQELLGERHPNVATIINSLALLYRSQGRYEEAEPLLKQALALMQELLGERHPNVATSIHNLAFLYSSQERYEEAEHLYVKALEIMEVLLGMEHPSTKTVRNNLQSLRDIQN
- a CDS encoding type II toxin-antitoxin system HicB family antitoxin, producing MIDQYLIVLEKSDTGFSAYSPDVAGCIATGETLEDTTKLMRSALVLHLADVDELPKPRGIDAYLDALRDSEGEEFYLTHISVASLIADSQEVSREQSRN